In Malus sylvestris chromosome 15, drMalSylv7.2, whole genome shotgun sequence, a single genomic region encodes these proteins:
- the LOC126605137 gene encoding subtilisin-like serine-protease S gives MGSFCCSGRISSILLLFLCVLAAEISICLSSKVYVVYMGSKNGEDPAEILTQNHEMLASVHTGSMEEARASHIYSYRHGFRGFAAKLTDLQAFQISQMPGVVSVFPNSKRSLHTTHSWDFMGLLGEETMEISGFSTKNQVNVIVGFIDTGIWPESPSFDDANMPPVPARWKGRCQLGEKFTASTCNRKVIGARYYNSGYEAEEESTTRVSFRSPRDSSGHGSHTASIAAGRYVSNMTYKGLAAGGARGGAPMARIAVYKTCWNSGCYDVDLLAAFDDAIRDGVDIMSLSLGPDAPQGDYFSDAISVGSFHAASHGILVVASSGNEGNPGSATNLAPWMLTVAASSTDRDFTSDIILENGANFTGESLSLFEMKTSARIISASEANAGYFTPYQSSYCLESSLNRTKARGKVLVCRHAESSTESKLTKSMLVKKAGGVGMVLIDGADKGIAVPFVIPSAIVDQRIGHRILSYIKRTRKPMSRILPAKTILGLKPAPRVTAFSSKGPNSLTPEILKPDVTAPGLNILASWSPAAGNKQFNILSGTSMACPHVTGIATLIKAVYPSWSPAAIRSAIMTTATLLDKNHKPILVDPEGRRGNAFDYGSGFVNPKRVLDPGLVYDVHSADYVEFLCSVGYDEKAVHQITQDNSTCKQAFRTASDLNYPSITVPYLVGNFSVTRTVTNVGKPKRIYKAVVSSPVGISVTIVPNRLIFKRFGQKIQFTVNFKVAAPPSKGYAFGFFSWVSGRSRVTSPLVVRVAHSNSGLLR, from the exons ATGGGGTCTTTTTGTTGTAGTGGGAGAATTAGCAGCATTCTTCTTCTGTTCTTATGTGTTCTTGCTGCTGAAATTAGCATTTGCCTTTCATCCAAG GTGTATGTTGTTTATATGGGAAGCAAAAATGGTGAGGATCCAGCTGAGATTTTGACACAAAACCATGAAATGCTTGCTTCTGTGCACACTGGAAG CATGGAGGAAGCTCGGGCATCTCACATTTACAGTTACAGACATGGCTTCAGAGGCTTTGCTGCCAAGTTAACCGACCTCCAAGCATTCCAAATTTCCC AGATGCCAGGAGTTGTTTCGGTTTTCCCCAATTCGAAAAGAAGCTTGCACACCACTCATTCCTGGGATTTCATGGGCCTTTTGGGTGAAGAAACTATGGAGATTTCTGGGTTTTCCACCAAGAACCAAGTTAATGTCATTGTTGGTTTCATTGATACTG GAATTTGGCCTGAATCTCCGAGTTTTGATGATGCCAACATGCCTCCGGTGCCAGCTAGATGGAAGGGGCGTTGTCAATTAGGAGAAAAATTCACTGCTTCAACTTGCAACAG GAAAGTGATTGGCGCTCGATACTATAATTCTGGTTATGAAGCTGAGGAAGAGTCAACAACCAGAGTGTCATTCAGATCACCAAGGGACAGCTCCGGTCATGGCAGTCACACAGCCTCTATAGCTGCTGGTCGGTATGTGTCAAACATGACTTATAAGGGATTGGCAGCTGGAGGGGCAAGAGGAGGTGCACCAATGGCTAGGATTGCAGTGTACAAGACATGCTGGAACTCTGGTTGTTATGACGTTGACCTACTAGCGGCCTTTGATGATGCAATCAGAGACGGGGTTGATATCATGTCTCTGTCTCTAGGTCCTGATGCTCCTCAGGGAGACTATTTCAGTGATGCCATTTCTGTCGGATCATTTCATGCTGCTAGTCATGGAATTTTAGTGGTTGCTTCTTCTGGAAATGAAGGAAACCCCGGTTCTGCAACAAATTTAGCCCCATGGATGCTCACTGTTGCAGCAAGTTCAACAGATAGGGATTTCACTTCTGATATCATACTAGAAAATGGTGCTAATTTCACG GGTGAAAGTCTCAGTCTCTTCGAAATGAAAACCTCAGCAAGAATTATTTCCGCCTCTGAAGCCAATGCAGGGTATTTTACTCCGTATCAATCCAG TTACTGTTTAGAAAGTTCCTTGAATAGAACCAAGGCCAGAGGGAAGGTTCTGGTCTGTCGACATGCTGAGAGTTCAACGGAGTCAAAGCTCACTAAAAGTATGCTAGTGAAAAAAGCTGGTGGTGTCGGGATGGTTCTCATTGATGGGGCAGATAAGGGTATTGCTGTCCCATTTGTCATCCCTTCAGCTATTGTTGACCAGAGGATAGGGCATCGTATTTTATCTTATATTAAACGCACACG GAAACCCATGTCTCGAATTTTACCCGCAAAGACTATACTGGGACTGAAACCTGCACCTCGTGTTACTGCGTTTTCTTCAAAAGGCCCCAATTCATTGACACCGGAGATTTTGAAG CCCGATGTCACAGCTCCTGGACTGAATATACTAGCATCTTGGTCCCCAGCAGCAGGGAATAAGCAGTTCAACATTCTTTCTGGTACTTCCATGGCTTGCCCACATGTAACAGGAATCGCCACCTTGATCAAAGCTGTTTATCCATCATGGTCCCCAGCAGCTATTAGATCTGCAATCATGACTACGG CTACTCTTCTGGATAAGAACCACAAACCCATCCTAGTGGACCCTGAAGGAAGAAGGGGTAACGCATTCGATTATGGCTCAGGCTTTGTGAACCCGAAAAGAGTCCTTGACCCCGGCCTTGTCTATGACGTGCATTCAGCAGACTACGTAGAATTCCTTTGTTCAGTTGGTTATGACGAGAAGGCAGTCCATCAAATCACACAAGACAACAGTACGTGTAAGCAGGCATTTCGAACAGCGTCTGACCTGAACTATCCATCTATCACAGTGCCATATCTTGTAGGTAACTTCTCGGTAACTAGAACAGTGACCAATGTTGGTAAGCCAAAGCGTATATATAAAGCTGTGGTGTCCTCACCCGTTGGAATCAGTGTTACTATTGTCCCGAATCGATTAATCTTCAAGAGGTTTGGCCAGAAGATACAGTTCACTGTAAACTTCAAGGTGGCTGCTCCACCATCGAAGGGATATGCATTCGGGTTCTTTTCATGGGTAAGTGGACGATCAAGAGTTACCAGCCCCCTGGTCGTCCGAGTTGCACATTCAAACTCAGGGCTGCTGAGATAA